In the Perca flavescens isolate YP-PL-M2 chromosome 20, PFLA_1.0, whole genome shotgun sequence genome, one interval contains:
- the LOC114547231 gene encoding transforming growth factor-beta receptor-associated protein 1 isoform X2, with amino-acid sequence MAFRAFTQTHIYEKQLAPKEKDKSSIHCLECYDRNVYIGTKDATVQHLILTSSTNGDLSPGQSKIREGRVRKLGSSNNVAQLRVVSLFNYLLVLWDRSVIALNMFSLEPVPTLKKIQHVSLFEVCDSLLAAQTACVEMVTSSSRRKVIRIHVVGVDRWDVVKEVPLLQDPVALAVDGASVCVATSDRYLLCDIRTGSSEELFPHNHSRQRVIVTSVGRGEFLLNGPESLGMFVMKTGICQRPPLQWPQEVLAAGVCFPYILTLEPQVLSVYSMVDQQIKQTVSLSGAKGLLSTSDGVLVFTERDIFSLRLVPLDQQIQALVRNERVEEALLLLDGVQGHRPLDSYKELQKAITCLAGFVHFYREGFSEAKELFIIGELDPREIIHLYPDMQSCLSEDFKSQLDQVNKGKDLQVLCQEDRNTFHHYLAFLGEFLRAVRRTEQGLKYTQEVDCALLWLYLELGDTENLQQLVASPNECRLDHCVPVLEKHNRFFALGSLYQSHGNQIDAIETWVKIADGFHKDPSCSDVYGHIVWTLSQLQDRDAVWKFADWTLQRNQEIGVQIFNKRPPDDQFEAQNVLALLEKYPLALLLYLEFLIHDLNSKEERHHNRLALAYVTQTLREEEKADLRKTRGKLQQLLWESKCYDVSTVYERVKSATLYIEKAILLGRTGEHSEALQVLVHQEGDLQAAEAYCCRAAQGRDSQFRQTLLLTLLQIYLSSEALTSAAVDLLNNNPRVFVAEKIIQLLPDSWSIQLVSQFLVRSLRESFHQRQMVRLQKALGQVECMRHKAIWIQASNTKFRLGKGQKCKVCQRDLAEPQFACNLHGELMHTSCTGFSSS; translated from the exons ATGGCTTTTAGAGcatttacacaaacacatatctATGAAAAGCAATTAGCCCCAAAAGAAAAGGACAAATCCAGCATCCACTGCCTTGAGTGCTATGACCGAAATGTGTATATAGGGACCAAAGATGCAACAGTCCAGCATCTCATCCTTACCAGTAGCACAAATGGAGATCTGAGTCCTGGCCAGAGCAAAATCAGAGAGGGTAGGGTGAGAAAACTAGGCTCAAGCAACAATGTAGCCCAACTGAGGGTAGTCTCACTTTTCAACTATCTGCTGGTCCTGTGGGACCGGAGCGTTATTGCCCTCAACATGTTCTCCTTGGAGCCTGTTCCCACCCTGAAGAAGATCCAGCATGTGTCTTTGTTTGAGGTGTGCGACTCGTTGCTTGCAGCCCAGACAGCATGTGTGGAGATGGTGACTTCCTCCAGCCGCAGGAAGGTGATCCGGATCCACGTTGTGGGAGTGGACAGGTGGGACGTTGTAAAGGAAGTCCCTCTGCTCCAGGACCCTGTGGCCTTGGCAGTAGATGGTGCCAGTGTTTGTGTAGCTACCAGCGACAGGTATCTCCTCTGTGATATTCGGACTGGGAGCAGTGAAGAGCTTTTCCCTCACAATCACAGCAGGCAGCGTGTTATTGTTACCTCAGTGGGACGAGGGGAATTCCTCCTGAACGGACCTGAATCTTTGG GCATGTTTGTGATGAAGACAGGGATATGCCAGCGCCCTCCCCTACAGTGGCCTCAGGAGGTGCTGGCAGCCGGAGTGTGTTTCCCTTACATTCTAACCCTAGAGCCCCAAGTGCTGTCTGTCTACAGCATGGTAGATCAGCAGATCAAACAGACTGTGAGTCTCAGCGGCGCAAAGGGTCTGCTCTCCACATCAG ATGGTGTGTTAGTgttcacagagagagacattttCAGCCTGCGTCTGGTGCCACTCGATCAGCAGATCCAGGCACTCGTCAGGAATGAGAGGGTCGAGGAGGCCTTGTTGCTGCTGGACGGAGTTCAAGGCCATCGTCCACTTGACTCATACAAG GAGCTGCAGAAGGCCATCACTTGCCTGGCTGGATTTGTTCATTTTTACCGGGAGGGTTTTTCCGAGGCCAAAGAACTATTCAT TATAGGTGAGCTGGACCCCAGAGAAATCATTCACCTCTACCCTGACATGCAGTCATGTCTCAGCGAGGACTTTAAATCCCAGCTTGATCAAGTGAACAAGGGCAAGGATCTCCAGGTGCTCTGCCAAGAGGACAGGAACACATTTCATCATTACCTGGCCTTCCTGGGAGAATTTCTTAGAGCAGTCAGGAGGACGGAGCAAGGCCTGAAGTATACTCAGGAGGTGGACTGCGCCCTCCTGTGGCTGTACTTAGAACTGGGAGACACTGAAAATCTGCAGCAGCTTGTGGCATCTCCCAATGAGTGCAGGCTGGACCACTGTGTTCCTGTTTTGGAGAAACACAACAG ATTTTTTGCATTAGGTTCCCTCTATCAAAGCCATGGAAATCAAATTGATGCAATTGAG ACTTGGGTGAAAATTGCAGATGGCTTCCACAAAGACCCCTCTTGCTCAGATGTATATGGACACATAGTGTGGACTCTCAGTCAGCTGCAAGACAGAGATGCTGTGTGGAAATTTGCAGACTGGACTCTTCAGAGAAACCAGGag ATAGGGGTGCAGATTTTCAACAAGCGTCCACCAGATGATCAATTTGAGGCTCAAAACGTCCTTGCTCTCTTGGAGAAGTACCCACTGGCGTTGCTTTTGTATCTTGAGTTCTTAATCCATGATTTGAACAGTAAG GAGGAGAGACATCACAACCGTCTGGCCCTGGCATATGTTACTCAGACGCTGCgagaggaagaaaaagcagATTTGAGGAAGACCAGAGGAAAGTTGCAGCAGCTGCTATGGGAATCCAAATGCTATGATGTCTCCACTGTATACG AGAGAGTCAAGTCAGCAACCCTGTACATAGAGAAAGCCATTCTCCTCGGTAGGACCGGTGAACACTCTGAGGCACTGCAAGTGCTTGTTCACCAGGAGGGAGACCTCCAGGCTGCAGAGGCCTACTGCTGCAGGGCTGCACAGGGCCGGGACTCACAGTTCAGACAGACCCTGCTGCTCACGCTGCTCCAAATCTACCTGAGCTCTGAGGCGCTCACCAGCGCTGCTGTGGATCTGCTCAACAACAACCCTCGGGTCTTCGTGGCAGAGAAGATCATCCAGCTCCTGCCTGATTCCTGGTCTATTCAACTGGTCTCCCAGTTCTTAGTTAGATCTCTCCGAGAGTCCTTCCACCAGAGGCAGATGGTGAGGCTGCAGAAGGCTTTGGGCCAGGTAGAGTGCATGCGGCACAAAGCCATTTGG ATACAGGCCTCAAATACAAAGTTCAGACTGGGCAAGGGGCAGAAGTGCAAGGTTTGTCAGAGAGACCTTGCAGAGCCACAGTTTGCCTGTAACCTCCATGGTGAGCTGATGCACACAAGCTGCACTGGCTTTTCATCATCGTGA
- the LOC114547231 gene encoding transforming growth factor-beta receptor-associated protein 1 isoform X1: protein MAFRAFTQTHIYEKQLAPKEKDKSSIHCLECYDRNVYIGTKDATVQHLILTSSTNGDLSPGQSKIREGRVRKLGSSNNVAQLRVVSLFNYLLVLWDRSVIALNMFSLEPVPTLKKIQHVSLFEVCDSLLAAQTACVEMVTSSSRRKVIRIHVVGVDRWDVVKEVPLLQDPVALAVDGASVCVATSDRYLLCDIRTGSSEELFPHNHSRQRVIVTSVGRGEFLLNGPESLGMFVMKTGICQRPPLQWPQEVLAAGVCFPYILTLEPQVLSVYSMVDQQIKQTVSLSGAKGLLSTSDGVLVFTERDIFSLRLVPLDQQIQALVRNERVEEALLLLDGVQGHRPLDSYKELQKAITCLAGFVHFYREGFSEAKELFIIGELDPREIIHLYPDMQSCLSEDFKSQLDQVNKGKDLQVLCQEDRNTFHHYLAFLGEFLRAVRRTEQGLKYTQEVDCALLWLYLELGDTENLQQLVASPNECRLDHCVPVLEKHNRFFALGSLYQSHGNQIDAIETWVKIADGFHKDPSCSDVYGHIVWTLSQLQDRDAVWKFADWTLQRNQEIGVQIFNKRPPDDQFEAQNVLALLEKYPLALLLYLEFLIHDLNSKEERHHNRLALAYVTQTLREEEKADLRKTRGKLQQLLWESKCYDVSTVYERVKSATLYIEKAILLGRTGEHSEALQVLVHQEGDLQAAEAYCCRAAQGRDSQFRQTLLLTLLQIYLSSEALTSAAVDLLNNNPRVFVAEKIIQLLPDSWSIQLVSQFLVRSLRESFHQRQMVRLQKALGQVECMRHKAIWQIQASNTKFRLGKGQKCKVCQRDLAEPQFACNLHGELMHTSCTGFSSS, encoded by the exons ATGGCTTTTAGAGcatttacacaaacacatatctATGAAAAGCAATTAGCCCCAAAAGAAAAGGACAAATCCAGCATCCACTGCCTTGAGTGCTATGACCGAAATGTGTATATAGGGACCAAAGATGCAACAGTCCAGCATCTCATCCTTACCAGTAGCACAAATGGAGATCTGAGTCCTGGCCAGAGCAAAATCAGAGAGGGTAGGGTGAGAAAACTAGGCTCAAGCAACAATGTAGCCCAACTGAGGGTAGTCTCACTTTTCAACTATCTGCTGGTCCTGTGGGACCGGAGCGTTATTGCCCTCAACATGTTCTCCTTGGAGCCTGTTCCCACCCTGAAGAAGATCCAGCATGTGTCTTTGTTTGAGGTGTGCGACTCGTTGCTTGCAGCCCAGACAGCATGTGTGGAGATGGTGACTTCCTCCAGCCGCAGGAAGGTGATCCGGATCCACGTTGTGGGAGTGGACAGGTGGGACGTTGTAAAGGAAGTCCCTCTGCTCCAGGACCCTGTGGCCTTGGCAGTAGATGGTGCCAGTGTTTGTGTAGCTACCAGCGACAGGTATCTCCTCTGTGATATTCGGACTGGGAGCAGTGAAGAGCTTTTCCCTCACAATCACAGCAGGCAGCGTGTTATTGTTACCTCAGTGGGACGAGGGGAATTCCTCCTGAACGGACCTGAATCTTTGG GCATGTTTGTGATGAAGACAGGGATATGCCAGCGCCCTCCCCTACAGTGGCCTCAGGAGGTGCTGGCAGCCGGAGTGTGTTTCCCTTACATTCTAACCCTAGAGCCCCAAGTGCTGTCTGTCTACAGCATGGTAGATCAGCAGATCAAACAGACTGTGAGTCTCAGCGGCGCAAAGGGTCTGCTCTCCACATCAG ATGGTGTGTTAGTgttcacagagagagacattttCAGCCTGCGTCTGGTGCCACTCGATCAGCAGATCCAGGCACTCGTCAGGAATGAGAGGGTCGAGGAGGCCTTGTTGCTGCTGGACGGAGTTCAAGGCCATCGTCCACTTGACTCATACAAG GAGCTGCAGAAGGCCATCACTTGCCTGGCTGGATTTGTTCATTTTTACCGGGAGGGTTTTTCCGAGGCCAAAGAACTATTCAT TATAGGTGAGCTGGACCCCAGAGAAATCATTCACCTCTACCCTGACATGCAGTCATGTCTCAGCGAGGACTTTAAATCCCAGCTTGATCAAGTGAACAAGGGCAAGGATCTCCAGGTGCTCTGCCAAGAGGACAGGAACACATTTCATCATTACCTGGCCTTCCTGGGAGAATTTCTTAGAGCAGTCAGGAGGACGGAGCAAGGCCTGAAGTATACTCAGGAGGTGGACTGCGCCCTCCTGTGGCTGTACTTAGAACTGGGAGACACTGAAAATCTGCAGCAGCTTGTGGCATCTCCCAATGAGTGCAGGCTGGACCACTGTGTTCCTGTTTTGGAGAAACACAACAG ATTTTTTGCATTAGGTTCCCTCTATCAAAGCCATGGAAATCAAATTGATGCAATTGAG ACTTGGGTGAAAATTGCAGATGGCTTCCACAAAGACCCCTCTTGCTCAGATGTATATGGACACATAGTGTGGACTCTCAGTCAGCTGCAAGACAGAGATGCTGTGTGGAAATTTGCAGACTGGACTCTTCAGAGAAACCAGGag ATAGGGGTGCAGATTTTCAACAAGCGTCCACCAGATGATCAATTTGAGGCTCAAAACGTCCTTGCTCTCTTGGAGAAGTACCCACTGGCGTTGCTTTTGTATCTTGAGTTCTTAATCCATGATTTGAACAGTAAG GAGGAGAGACATCACAACCGTCTGGCCCTGGCATATGTTACTCAGACGCTGCgagaggaagaaaaagcagATTTGAGGAAGACCAGAGGAAAGTTGCAGCAGCTGCTATGGGAATCCAAATGCTATGATGTCTCCACTGTATACG AGAGAGTCAAGTCAGCAACCCTGTACATAGAGAAAGCCATTCTCCTCGGTAGGACCGGTGAACACTCTGAGGCACTGCAAGTGCTTGTTCACCAGGAGGGAGACCTCCAGGCTGCAGAGGCCTACTGCTGCAGGGCTGCACAGGGCCGGGACTCACAGTTCAGACAGACCCTGCTGCTCACGCTGCTCCAAATCTACCTGAGCTCTGAGGCGCTCACCAGCGCTGCTGTGGATCTGCTCAACAACAACCCTCGGGTCTTCGTGGCAGAGAAGATCATCCAGCTCCTGCCTGATTCCTGGTCTATTCAACTGGTCTCCCAGTTCTTAGTTAGATCTCTCCGAGAGTCCTTCCACCAGAGGCAGATGGTGAGGCTGCAGAAGGCTTTGGGCCAGGTAGAGTGCATGCGGCACAAAGCCATTTGG cAGATACAGGCCTCAAATACAAAGTTCAGACTGGGCAAGGGGCAGAAGTGCAAGGTTTGTCAGAGAGACCTTGCAGAGCCACAGTTTGCCTGTAACCTCCATGGTGAGCTGATGCACACAAGCTGCACTGGCTTTTCATCATCGTGA
- the fhl5 gene encoding four and a half LIM domains protein 5, producing the protein MSTNELFNCHYCKDSLLGKKYIMKEDTQYCTKCYENLFANCCKSCSLAIGCNCKDLSYKDLHWHEQCFKCAKCSRSLVEKAFAAKDDLLLCTECYAHDYSSKCTTCKKTVMPGSRKMEYKGNSWHETCFLCHRCQQPIGTKSFIPKDTGYFCMPCFEKQFAYQCCACKKAITTGGVTYQDKPWHRECFLCIGCRKQLSGQRFTSRENYPYCLECFSNLYAKKCVGCTKPITSLAGAKYISFEERQWHSECFTCIQCSVSLVGRGFLTQRDNILCTDCGREK; encoded by the exons aTGTCCACCAACGAGCTTTTCAACTGCCATTATTGCAAAGACTCCCTGCTGGGGAAGAAATACATAATGAAAGAGGACACGCAGTACTGCACTAAGTGCTATGAGAACCTGTTCGCTAACTGCTGTAAGAGCTGCTCTTTAGCAATTGGCTGCAACTGCAAG GACTTGTCCTACAAGGATCTCCACTGGCATGAGCAATGTTTCAAGTGTGCAAAGTGTAGCCGCTCTCTGGTGGAAAAAGCCTTTGCCGCTAAGGATGATTTGTTGCTTTGCACCGAATGCTACGCACACGACTATTCTTCTAAGTGCACCACCTGCAAGAAAACTGTCATGCCAG GATCCCGTAAAATGGAATACAAGGGGAACAGCTGGCATGAGACCTGCTTCCTGTGCCACCGCTGCCAGCAGCCAATAGGAACCAAGTCCTTCATCCCAAAAGACACCGGCTACTTTTGCATGCCCTGCTTTGAGAAGCAGTTTGCCTACCAATGTTGTGCTTGTAAGAAG GCCATCACAACTGGTGGAGTGACCTACCAAGACAAGCCATGGCACCGCGAGTGTTTCCTATGCATCGGCTGCAGAAAGCAGCTGTCGGGTCAGCGCTTCACCTCCAGGGAAAACTACCCTTACTGCCTCGAATGCTTCAGCAACCTGTATGCAAAGAAGTGTGTGGGCTGCACCAAGCCCATAACAA GTCTGGCAGGGGCCAAGTACATCTCTTTTGAGGAGCGCCAGTGGCACAGCGAGTGTTTCACCTGCATTCAATGCTCTGTGTCGCTGGTGGGACGCGGCTTCCTCACCCAGCGCGACAACATATTGTGCACCGACTGCGGGAGGGAGAAGTGA
- the fut9a gene encoding 4-galactosyl-N-acetylglucosaminide 3-alpha-L-fucosyltransferase 9 gives MPSAPFHRILRPLLLGTFILGCFVTLFLMYFKPSTSWLSGPVESTVSTDRVKNLFSIKNDKNVTTVLIWLWPFGQTYDLGVCSSLFNIEGCFITADRNLYNKSDGVVIHHRDICTDLSNLPPLQRPSFQKWIWMNLESPSHSSQLPGIENLFNLTLNYRQDADIEVPYGSIVAAEGEEDYVPPSKNKLICWIVSNWNQDHVRVKYYNELYKHIEVHAYGQAFGEYISDQDYFPTIASCKFYLAFENSIHKDYITEKLYNPLSVGTVPVVLGPARQNYENFIQGDAFIHVDDFTSPKELADYLLLLDKNEEMYLRYFEWRRHFKVKKAYFWAEHTCLACDYLRRHKEYKAFNNLDKWYWGA, from the coding sequence ATGCCATCTGCACCTTTTCACAGAATCCTACGACCCCTTCTGCTCggcacattcatactgggatgCTTTGTGACTCTGtttttgatgtattttaaaCCATCCACCAGCTGGTTATCGGGTCCTGTAGAGTCAACAGTATCCACAGACCGGGTCAAGAACCTCTTCTCCATCAAGAACGATAAAAACGTGACCACCGTGCTGATCTGGCTCTGGCCCTTTGGACAAACCTACGACCTGGGCGTGTGCAGCTCTCTCTTCAACATCGAGGGCTGTTTCATCACAGCGGACAGAAACCTCTACAACAAGTCGGATGGGGTCGTCATCCATCACCGAGACATCTGCACTGACCTGTCCAACCTGCCGCCGCTCCAGCGACCATCCTTCCAGAAGTGGATATGGATGAACCTGGAGTCGCCGTCGCACTCCTCCCAGCTGCCTGGGATCGAGAACCTGTTCAATCTGACTCTCAATTACCGTCAGGATGCTGACATTGAAGTGCCTTATGGGTCGATCGTAGCAGCGGAGGGTGAGGAGGACTATGTCCCACCCAGCAAAAACAAGCTGATCTGCTGGATTGTGAGCAACTGGAACCAGGACCACGTCCGGGTCAAATACTACAATGAGCTGTATAAACACATTGAGGTTCACGCGTATGGACAAGCCTTCGGGGAGTACATCTCTGACCAAGACTATTTCCCCACCATTGCCAGCTGCAAGTTCTACCTGGCTTTTGAGAACTCCATCCACAAGGACTACATTACTGAAAAACTGTACAACCCGCTCTCTGTGGGGACAGTGCCAGTGGTTCTGGGCCCGGCCAGGCAGAACTACGAGAACTTTATCCAGGGAGATGCCTTCATCCACGTGGACGACTTCACCTCGCCCAAGGAGCTGGCCGATTACCTGCTGCTCTTGGACAAGAACGAGGAAATGTACCTCAGGTACTTTGAGTGGAGGCGGCACTTTAAAGTGAAGAAGGCCTATTTTTGGGCAGAGCACACATGCCTGGCTTGTGATTACCTGCGTAGGCACAAGGAGTACAAGGCATTCAATAACCTTGACAAGTGGTACTGGGGCGCATAG